The genomic window GCGGGCGCATGGTGGTGCTGCTGGAGGCATTCTGGGCCGTTGGGTGGATCCTGGCTGCGGTAATCGGCACCTTCGTGGTTGGGCAATCCGAGCAGGGGTGGCGCTGGGCGCTGCTGATCGGCTGTGCGCCGGCGGCCTATGCCTTCGTGGTCCGATTGGGGCTGCCGGAATCTGTTCGCTACCTGCGCGCCAAAGGTCACCATGAGCAAGCAGATGAGGTGATTGCCAAGATACGCAGTTCCAAGGTGCTTTTCCGCCCCGTCGAGCGGGAGGCCAGCGGAGCCGAGGACATTCAGGCCAACAGCATTTTTGCCCCAGTATTGCGTAGGCGAACTATCGCATTGTGGACTGTCTGGCTGTGCATCAATTTCGCCTACTATGGCGCGTTTTTGTGGATCCCCTCGCTGCTGCACGCCGACGGGTACACCCTGGTCAAATCTTTCGGATTCACGCTCATCATGACCATCGCGCAATTGCCCGGCTACGCGCTTGCTGCCCTGCTCATCGAACGTTGGGGCCGCAGACCCACGCTGGCAACCATGCTGATCGGTTCGGCGCTTTCGGCAGTGGCTTTCGCATTGGCGAGCACCGATTGGCAAGTGGTAGTGGCGGGTTGCTGCCTCTCCATGATGAATCTGGGTGCTTGGGGCGCGCTCTACGCCATCGGCCCGGAGCTCTACCCAACCAATCTGCGCGCCACCGGCACCGGTCAGGCGGCGGCGTTCGGACGCTTGGCTTCGATCGTGGCGCCCTTAGCAGTGCCGCTGATTCCAAGGGGTGCGCTCTTTTTCGTGTTCTCGGCGGCGTTCATTATCGCCGCCACAGCCTCATTCTTGCTCCCAGAGCAACGCGGGCGCATGGTGGCCTAAGGCTCAGGATTCGCCAGGGCTCGGTTGAGAAGCTGCTCGGCGGCCGGGCTGAGTGTTCGCCACACCGCGCGGATATCGCGCTGCAGATCCACTCCCTCCACCTCAACGGCGCGAAGATCCGGCGTGATGGTCCTCAGCGGCAACACCCCGGGCGCGCCCAGTGCCAGGATGGCGCGTCGCTGCGTGGCAAGCGAGGCAAATTCCGCCGCCGGTTTCGCCAGGGCCGTCGCCTGTTCAATCACTTCACGGGTGCCGGAGCCACGTTCGCGCAACACCATGGGCACACGGCGCAATTCCTCCCGAGTAATGCGCTGCGGCCAGGGATGATCCTGCGGCACCACCACTGATAGTGGATCCGCTTTGATGGTGCGGGAGCTGAGTGCGTCGACAAGCTCAATGCCTTCAATGAATGCGATGTCCACCGCGCCCTCGAGTACCAACTGCTGAGCCTCGTGGCTATTGGCGAGCAACACGCGCACCTGGCCACTGACCCAATGGGGAAGATCATATTCAGCGACGGTATGGGAGGCGGCGATGCGCAACACCGGATCGCACACGCGCGCAATGTCAGCGGCACAAGCGTTGGTGGCGGCCTCGAGACGTTCCAGAGCTACAAGAATCTCTTGACCCTTGGGGCTCGGCTTGCAGCCCTGCGCCGAGCGTTCAAAAACAGCAAAGCCCCAGGCATCCTCCGCCTTGGCCACGCGCACGCTCACGCTTTGCT from Corynebacterium gerontici includes these protein-coding regions:
- a CDS encoding MFS transporter, which translates into the protein MSQAQLDTMPVTRAHAKILGTSGLGWAMDAMDVGLMSFIMAALVAHWGITPTQSSWLGSIGFVGMAIGASLGGLLADKFGRRNIFALTLLVYGVATGASAASTSLGMLIALRFVVGLGLGAELPVASTYVSEFAPRQVRGRMVVLLEAFWAVGWILAAVIGTFVVGQSEQGWRWALLIGCAPAAYAFVVRLGLPESVRYLRAKGHHEQADEVIAKIRSSKVLFRPVEREASGAEDIQANSIFAPVLRRRTIALWTVWLCINFAYYGAFLWIPSLLHADGYTLVKSFGFTLIMTIAQLPGYALAALLIERWGRRPTLATMLIGSALSAVAFALASTDWQVVVAGCCLSMMNLGAWGALYAIGPELYPTNLRATGTGQAAAFGRLASIVAPLAVPLIPRGALFFVFSAAFIIAATASFLLPEQRGRMVA
- a CDS encoding LysR family transcriptional regulator; this translates as MPDQPTLAALLAVYREGGMAAGARALGVSQQSVSVRVAKAEDAWGFAVFERSAQGCKPSPKGQEILVALERLEAATNACAADIARVCDPVLRIAASHTVAEYDLPHWVSGQVRVLLANSHEAQQLVLEGAVDIAFIEGIELVDALSSRTIKADPLSVVVPQDHPWPQRITREELRRVPMVLRERGSGTREVIEQATALAKPAAEFASLATQRRAILALGAPGVLPLRTITPDLRAVEVEGVDLQRDIRAVWRTLSPAAEQLLNRALANPEP